One window of the Gemmatimonadaceae bacterium genome contains the following:
- a CDS encoding polysaccharide biosynthesis protein encodes METDLAAVAELATGETVLITGAGGSIGSELCRQLARLAPTRLILPGHGENSIFDILHELRLAFPDIAFIPVIANDLIRLSGLSIGSDIEIKVTGMRPGEKLYEEMFFSAENVIPTNHPKVLRARNGILPEGVPRRVDSLIRAAEQERPDDGLRQLLKTLAPDFHRHGMPTVEEPVKTEAVRHA; translated from the coding sequence GTGGAAACAGACCTTGCCGCGGTGGCGGAGTTGGCGACGGGCGAAACGGTCTTGATTACCGGCGCCGGCGGCTCGATCGGAAGCGAGCTCTGCCGCCAGCTCGCGCGTCTCGCGCCCACGCGACTCATCCTGCCCGGGCACGGCGAGAACTCGATCTTTGACATACTTCACGAGCTGAGGCTCGCTTTCCCTGATATAGCATTCATCCCCGTCATCGCAAACGATCTCATTCGCCTGTCCGGACTTTCGATCGGAAGCGATATCGAGATAAAGGTTACGGGCATGCGACCGGGCGAAAAACTCTACGAGGAAATGTTCTTCAGCGCGGAGAACGTGATTCCGACCAACCATCCCAAAGTGCTGCGCGCACGGAATGGAATATTGCCCGAGGGTGTGCCGCGCAGGGTCGACTCACTGATTCGCGCGGCCGAGCAGGAGCGGCCGGATGACGGGCTGCGACAACTGCTAAAGACGCTGGCGCCCGACTTTCACCGCCATGGGATGCCGACCGTGGAAGAACCGGTCAAGACCGAAGCGGTGCGCCACGCCTGA
- the paaB gene encoding 1,2-phenylacetyl-CoA epoxidase subunit PaaB: MASSASAGIGYEGQDGADKPETQWPLWEVFTQKDGGAPHEHAGSVHAADAEMALQNARDVYGRRGNVVSMWVIPSAQITASPSDQAGPFFDPGADKIYRHPQFYKIPRGLKGF; this comes from the coding sequence ATGGCATCCAGCGCATCGGCAGGGATCGGCTACGAGGGGCAGGATGGCGCGGACAAGCCCGAAACTCAGTGGCCGCTATGGGAAGTCTTCACGCAGAAGGACGGCGGCGCGCCGCATGAGCACGCGGGCAGCGTACACGCCGCCGACGCCGAGATGGCGCTCCAGAACGCGCGCGACGTCTATGGCCGCCGGGGAAACGTCGTCAGCATGTGGGTGATTCCGTCGGCGCAGATCACCGCGAGCCCAAGCGATCAGGCAGGCCCGTTCTTCGATCCGGGCGCGGACAAGATCTACCGTCACCCGCAGTTCTACAAGATCCCGCGCGGATTGAAGGGCTTCTGA
- the msrA gene encoding peptide-methionine (S)-S-oxide reductase MsrA, with protein MAVENEFAGNGANEGKATFGAGCFWGVEAAYRQIPGVISTMVGYLGGTLASPTYHDVCTGRTGHAEVVQVTYDPSRVTYDDLLTIFWENHDPTTLNRQGPDVGTQYRSAIFYHDEKQKAAALASKDEREKSGRYRQPIVTEITPATEFYEAEDYHQRYLEKRGLSSCHIG; from the coding sequence ATGGCAGTCGAGAATGAATTCGCCGGCAACGGCGCCAACGAAGGCAAGGCGACATTCGGCGCGGGGTGCTTCTGGGGCGTCGAAGCCGCGTACAGGCAGATTCCCGGCGTGATCTCGACGATGGTCGGATATCTTGGCGGCACGCTGGCCAGTCCCACTTATCACGACGTGTGCACGGGACGCACCGGCCACGCCGAAGTGGTGCAGGTGACATACGATCCGTCGCGGGTGACGTATGACGATCTGCTCACGATCTTCTGGGAAAATCACGATCCCACGACGCTGAACCGGCAGGGCCCTGACGTCGGGACGCAGTACCGGTCCGCGATCTTCTATCACGATGAGAAGCAAAAAGCGGCAGCGCTGGCGTCGAAGGACGAGCGCGAGAAGAGCGGCCGCTATCGCCAGCCGATCGTCACCGAGATCACTCCCGCGACCGAGTTCTACGAGGCGGAAGACTATCATCAGCGGTACCTGGAAAAGCGCGGACTCTCCAGCTGCCATATCGGATAG
- a CDS encoding lysozyme inhibitor LprI family protein, with protein sequence MIICNHCVRAATLAALTLLAIGCDSGRPSRTPDEFASDSALAADLALANRDTLLVDSIGEYRPPDAAERDTLADTTLVAPSGPATASGGKLSVAQPGTQTPIAAPTSPPGPANAAATPTRAPTRAAPRFTGTRACSSPTAENQSECMRAQLAAVDSRLNRIYRALITEMRRQENVRPGTKDPPSVQRLRVSQRAWLVYRDNECRRRGRGREGALWARPRARCLGEFAGRRANELADNFSRLTAH encoded by the coding sequence ATGATAATCTGCAATCATTGCGTCAGGGCGGCGACACTCGCGGCGTTGACGCTGCTGGCCATCGGCTGCGATTCGGGACGCCCGTCGCGCACGCCGGACGAGTTCGCTTCAGATTCCGCGCTCGCCGCGGACCTCGCGCTCGCGAACCGCGACACGCTGCTTGTGGATTCGATCGGCGAGTATCGTCCGCCAGATGCGGCCGAGCGCGACACGCTTGCCGATACGACACTGGTGGCGCCGTCGGGACCCGCGACCGCAAGCGGCGGCAAGCTATCCGTGGCACAGCCGGGAACGCAGACACCAATTGCGGCTCCGACATCGCCCCCCGGGCCCGCGAATGCGGCGGCGACGCCGACACGCGCGCCGACACGCGCCGCACCTCGCTTCACCGGTACGCGCGCCTGCAGCTCGCCGACCGCGGAGAATCAATCGGAATGCATGCGTGCTCAACTCGCCGCCGTGGACTCACGCCTGAACCGGATTTACAGGGCGCTGATAACCGAAATGCGGAGACAGGAGAACGTGCGGCCCGGCACAAAGGATCCACCATCAGTCCAGAGACTTCGCGTATCGCAACGTGCGTGGCTCGTCTATCGCGACAACGAATGTCGGCGTCGGGGACGGGGGAGAGAGGGAGCGCTCTGGGCGCGTCCCCGCGCGAGATGCCTTGGGGAATTCGCCGGACGCAGAGCAAACGAGCTGGCCGACAACTTCAGCCGGCTGACAGCGCACTAG
- a CDS encoding MraY family glycosyltransferase, whose translation MTLPVLLLVVFVVSVMTSLVVAGRLTRVNVKDRNPERSRHWSDSGIPRIGGIAIFASAPIAILAAALIVAGIRGAIPQLPELAGSLIIASAILFFIGLLDDLRGVRPFAKLLTQTAAALIVYRAGFSIENVSLLPGSAVHLGVLAMPITVLWLVGISNAFNLIDGLDGLAGGVAIIALGAIAAAALILGNGSVPIYAIALVGALLGFLRYNWPKARLFMGDSGSLLVGFLLAVLAVKGATDPRHVTHALIPIFVLAYPLLDTGVAILRRWLRGVPLSRADRRHVHHQLESLGLGSKMALFVIYLATTAIAVLGLLVSFAPPEVTVVATMVGVGVLVLVIALGIYWLQYHEFLEAGASLMSVARKARSVIQDKINARDVAQAIRQAQSIEAIQAILDDNAPTFRFAYLKLSNPASRREMPGRVTQELQALKLWKLEYPIVHGLPQQYDGLCLTIWCALQTSRRPAGAERVAKIIAPAIAEWACDDRLRTPEASCAERFIHARDYEAQTVLTPEDQRVLASMRRDSKAETLEA comes from the coding sequence ATGACCCTGCCGGTACTTCTGTTGGTCGTGTTCGTGGTCTCAGTCATGACCAGTCTGGTCGTTGCCGGACGTCTCACTCGCGTAAACGTCAAAGACCGAAATCCCGAGCGCAGCCGCCATTGGAGCGATTCTGGAATTCCCCGGATTGGCGGCATTGCTATCTTCGCTTCGGCCCCGATCGCCATTCTCGCGGCTGCCCTCATAGTTGCTGGGATCAGGGGCGCGATCCCCCAACTGCCGGAGCTCGCCGGCTCGCTCATCATCGCGAGTGCGATTCTATTTTTCATCGGACTGCTCGATGATCTGCGCGGCGTCCGGCCGTTCGCCAAACTGCTCACCCAGACTGCCGCCGCGCTCATAGTTTATCGCGCCGGGTTCAGCATAGAGAACGTCAGCCTCCTTCCGGGTTCCGCGGTCCATCTCGGCGTGTTGGCGATGCCAATCACGGTTCTCTGGCTGGTTGGCATTTCGAACGCTTTCAATCTCATCGATGGCCTTGATGGCCTCGCGGGTGGAGTGGCGATCATCGCACTCGGGGCTATCGCGGCCGCCGCTCTCATTCTTGGGAACGGCAGCGTACCGATCTATGCTATCGCACTCGTCGGGGCTCTGCTCGGATTCCTGAGATACAACTGGCCGAAAGCCCGTCTTTTCATGGGTGACTCCGGAAGCCTCCTCGTTGGATTTCTGCTGGCGGTTCTTGCCGTCAAGGGCGCGACGGATCCCAGGCACGTAACCCACGCCCTGATTCCCATTTTTGTTTTGGCCTATCCGCTTTTGGACACCGGTGTCGCAATTCTGCGCCGCTGGCTTCGGGGCGTTCCGCTCTCTCGCGCGGACCGGCGTCATGTGCATCACCAACTCGAATCCCTGGGGCTGGGATCGAAGATGGCGCTCTTCGTCATCTACCTTGCGACGACAGCGATTGCGGTGCTCGGATTGCTCGTTTCCTTCGCGCCGCCCGAAGTAACCGTGGTTGCCACGATGGTCGGCGTCGGCGTACTCGTCCTCGTGATCGCGCTAGGCATCTACTGGCTCCAGTACCACGAGTTTCTCGAGGCAGGAGCATCGCTCATGTCTGTCGCCAGGAAAGCACGCTCCGTGATTCAGGACAAGATCAATGCGCGTGACGTGGCGCAGGCGATCCGGCAAGCGCAGAGCATCGAAGCGATTCAGGCCATCCTCGACGACAACGCGCCGACGTTTCGATTCGCTTACCTAAAGCTTTCGAATCCGGCCTCACGCCGGGAGATGCCCGGGCGAGTCACGCAGGAGCTCCAGGCGCTCAAGCTTTGGAAGCTGGAGTATCCGATCGTTCATGGGCTCCCGCAGCAGTACGATGGTCTCTGCCTCACGATCTGGTGCGCGCTCCAGACTTCTCGGCGCCCCGCAGGGGCGGAGCGCGTCGCCAAGATCATCGCACCCGCGATAGCCGAGTGGGCTTGTGACGACCGCTTGAGAACGCCGGAGGCGAGCTGTGCGGAGCGCTTCATTCATGCGAGGGATTACGAGGCGCAAACAGTGCTGACTCCCGAGGATCAGCGGGTACTCGCCAGCATGCGGCGGGATTCGAAGGCCGAAACGCTCGAAGCGTGA
- a CDS encoding enoyl-CoA hydratase/isomerase family protein, producing the protein MTDINTPDIESGRVQSETAGGVATITFSHPKSNSLPGRLLAELAAKVTDAGADGNARVIVLRSEGAGAFCAGASFAELQAIRDAEGGKRFFMGFVNLILAMIRAPKFVVTRVHGKAVGGGVGIVSASDYAMAATGASLKLSELAIGLGPFIVGLPIQKKTGMGPFSAMSIDADWRDAEWGYRHGLYAELHSGVEALDEALARRVATLASSNPEAMAQLKKVFWEGTEDWAARLESRAAMSGTLVLAGQSQLATPPCL; encoded by the coding sequence GTGACGGATATCAACACACCGGACATCGAATCCGGACGCGTGCAATCGGAAACCGCCGGAGGCGTGGCGACGATCACTTTCTCGCACCCGAAGAGCAATTCATTGCCCGGGAGGCTGCTGGCGGAGCTGGCGGCGAAGGTCACTGACGCCGGGGCGGACGGGAATGCGAGGGTGATCGTGCTCCGGAGCGAGGGGGCTGGCGCCTTCTGCGCCGGCGCTTCGTTCGCCGAGCTGCAGGCGATACGCGACGCCGAGGGCGGCAAGCGATTTTTCATGGGATTCGTGAATCTCATTCTGGCGATGATTCGCGCGCCAAAGTTCGTCGTCACGCGCGTGCACGGCAAAGCGGTCGGGGGCGGGGTCGGTATCGTGAGCGCGTCCGACTACGCGATGGCCGCGACCGGCGCGTCGCTCAAGCTGAGTGAGCTGGCGATCGGGCTCGGTCCGTTCATCGTCGGATTGCCGATTCAGAAGAAGACCGGCATGGGTCCCTTCAGCGCGATGTCCATAGATGCCGACTGGCGCGACGCGGAGTGGGGATATCGCCACGGACTTTATGCGGAGCTGCACTCCGGCGTCGAAGCACTGGACGAGGCGCTGGCGAGGCGCGTTGCGACGCTCGCCTCGAGCAATCCCGAGGCGATGGCTCAGCTCAAGAAGGTTTTCTGGGAAGGAACTGAAGACTGGGCGGCGCGGCTCGAGTCACGCGCCGCGATGAGCGGCACTCTCGTGCTTGCCGGTCAGAGCCAGCTTGCTACGCCGCCGTGCCTGTAG
- a CDS encoding phosphoglycerate mutase family protein, producing MISLPRRTATGLALLSFIALGGCAAAPSGNPPVVPDGRTETTVFLIRHAEKMSETADDPNLSARGRARAESLAVQLRDSGVNIIITSDLKRTIQTAAPLARLRHVMPKVIPIGVSVETHVDRTAEEVLRHPGATVLVVGHNNTVPRIVEKLGGGRIGDICTSEYSNLIILSITKGRPVGILIESYGMPDPPPTGSCPPLRSR from the coding sequence ATGATATCGCTGCCACGCCGCACCGCGACGGGTTTGGCCCTCCTTTCATTCATCGCCCTCGGCGGGTGCGCTGCCGCACCGTCGGGTAATCCGCCGGTCGTGCCGGATGGCCGCACCGAGACGACGGTTTTTCTCATTCGCCACGCCGAGAAGATGTCCGAGACCGCTGACGACCCCAATCTGAGCGCGAGGGGCCGCGCCCGCGCCGAGTCGCTGGCCGTTCAGCTTCGCGATTCGGGTGTCAACATCATCATCACGAGCGATCTGAAGCGAACGATCCAGACGGCCGCTCCGCTGGCGCGCCTGCGTCACGTAATGCCGAAGGTGATTCCGATCGGAGTGTCCGTGGAAACCCATGTCGACAGGACAGCGGAAGAGGTGCTCCGCCATCCAGGCGCGACGGTTCTCGTCGTGGGACACAACAATACCGTCCCCAGGATCGTGGAGAAGCTGGGCGGCGGCAGAATCGGGGACATCTGCACCAGCGAGTATTCCAATCTCATCATACTGAGCATCACGAAAGGCAGACCCGTCGGGATTCTCATCGAGTCTTACGGCATGCCTGATCCGCCGCCCACCGGATCGTGTCCGCCATTGCGGTCACGATAG
- a CDS encoding elongation factor G, with protein sequence MREYKSEDIRNIAVVGHGASGKTTLVDALAFVSGSSKRHGSVKDGTALTDFDPEETGRGFSIGLACAHAEWMDTKINLLDTPGYSDFQGEAIAGLHAADSALVVVSATSEVEVGTTRMFNEAIERKDPVLFVVSMMDKEHASFDGVFEAIKSELTTRVIPVEVPIGEGPDFHGILNLFDKKAHIFKRGTRSGEYDETDVPAEHQALFDKYYEQLIEGIAATDDVLLEKYLGGDPIERPDALNAMKEAMKRQELFPLFCCSSDLTYGTQALLTKIVELMPSAFEMEELHAFTGAEGDQTVEIHATDKGPFAALVFKTHSEPHVGDVSFFRTFSGMLSNGQDVYNATRGHGEKMAHLAVPQGKDRIEVPLLHPGDIGCVAKLKNTHTNDTLSTREHPVRLPAIEFPDPRVVYAVHAIARGEEEKLQQGLHRLHDEDACFQTHYNAETHETIVAGLGERHLDVVMARLKRTYGVTGELKKPQIAYRETILGKAEGQGRHRKQSGGKGQFGDCWVRIAPTPRGSGYSFVNSVVGGSIPSKFIPAVDRGIQEASSRGVIAGYPMVDFQAEVFDGSYHSVDSNEMSFKLAGILAFKTVAQKCKPILLEPLDEIEVTTPDLYLGDVLGDISARRGHILGTDSVPGGRSRVRAVVPQGEMHLYATELFSRTHGHGTFSQRFKGYEQMPPEATQRVISESRGMKEAVGE encoded by the coding sequence ATGCGCGAGTACAAAAGCGAAGACATTCGAAACATCGCCGTCGTCGGACACGGAGCGAGCGGAAAGACCACACTGGTCGATGCGCTCGCTTTTGTTTCCGGATCATCCAAGCGCCACGGTTCGGTCAAGGATGGAACCGCGCTCACCGATTTCGATCCAGAAGAAACCGGCCGCGGCTTCTCCATCGGACTCGCCTGTGCCCACGCCGAATGGATGGACACCAAGATCAATCTCCTCGACACGCCGGGGTATTCCGACTTTCAGGGCGAGGCGATCGCGGGTCTGCACGCCGCCGATAGCGCGCTCGTCGTCGTGAGCGCCACGAGCGAAGTCGAGGTCGGCACGACACGCATGTTCAACGAGGCAATCGAGCGGAAGGATCCGGTGCTCTTCGTCGTATCCATGATGGACAAGGAGCACGCGTCGTTCGATGGCGTATTCGAAGCGATCAAGTCGGAGCTCACGACGCGGGTGATTCCCGTCGAGGTGCCGATCGGTGAAGGTCCGGACTTTCACGGGATCCTCAACCTCTTCGACAAGAAGGCGCACATCTTCAAGCGCGGGACGCGGAGCGGCGAGTACGACGAGACCGACGTGCCTGCCGAGCACCAGGCGCTGTTCGACAAGTACTACGAGCAGCTCATCGAAGGCATCGCCGCGACCGACGACGTGCTCCTCGAGAAATATCTCGGCGGCGATCCGATCGAGCGCCCCGACGCGCTCAACGCGATGAAGGAGGCAATGAAGCGGCAGGAGCTGTTCCCGCTCTTCTGCTGCTCTTCCGATCTCACCTACGGGACGCAGGCGCTGCTGACGAAGATCGTCGAGCTGATGCCGTCGGCATTCGAGATGGAGGAGCTGCACGCCTTCACCGGCGCCGAGGGCGATCAGACGGTCGAGATTCATGCCACGGACAAGGGCCCGTTCGCCGCGCTGGTGTTCAAGACGCATTCCGAGCCGCACGTGGGCGACGTGTCCTTCTTCCGGACTTTCTCGGGCATGCTCAGCAACGGGCAGGACGTGTACAACGCCACGCGCGGGCACGGCGAGAAGATGGCGCATCTCGCCGTTCCGCAGGGAAAGGACCGCATCGAGGTGCCTCTCCTCCATCCCGGCGACATCGGATGCGTGGCGAAGCTCAAGAACACGCACACCAACGACACTCTCTCAACGCGAGAGCATCCTGTGCGGCTTCCGGCGATCGAGTTCCCGGATCCGCGCGTCGTTTACGCGGTGCATGCAATCGCCCGCGGAGAGGAGGAGAAGCTGCAGCAGGGACTGCATCGCCTTCACGACGAGGACGCGTGCTTCCAGACGCACTACAACGCCGAGACGCACGAGACGATCGTGGCCGGCCTTGGCGAGCGGCACCTCGACGTCGTGATGGCGCGTCTCAAGCGCACCTATGGCGTGACCGGCGAGCTGAAGAAGCCGCAGATCGCATATCGCGAGACGATTCTTGGAAAAGCGGAGGGCCAGGGCCGCCACAGAAAGCAGAGCGGCGGCAAGGGTCAGTTCGGGGACTGCTGGGTCCGGATCGCTCCGACGCCGCGTGGATCGGGATACAGCTTCGTCAACTCGGTCGTCGGTGGCTCGATTCCGAGCAAGTTCATTCCCGCCGTGGACCGGGGAATTCAGGAAGCGTCGTCGCGTGGCGTGATCGCCGGATATCCGATGGTGGACTTCCAGGCGGAAGTCTTCGACGGATCGTATCACTCGGTGGACTCGAACGAGATGTCGTTCAAGCTCGCCGGAATCCTCGCGTTCAAGACCGTCGCGCAAAAGTGCAAGCCGATCCTGCTCGAGCCGCTCGACGAGATCGAGGTCACGACTCCGGACCTCTATCTGGGCGACGTTCTCGGCGACATCTCCGCGCGGCGCGGACACATCCTGGGAACGGATTCAGTTCCAGGCGGACGGTCGAGGGTGCGTGCGGTGGTGCCGCAGGGCGAGATGCACCTCTATGCCACCGAACTCTTTTCCCGCACGCATGGTCACGGCACATTTTCGCAGCGGTTCAAGGGATATGAGCAGATGCCCCCTGAAGCGACGCAGCGCGTGATCAGCGAGAGCCGCGGAATGAAGGAAGCGGTCGGAGAATAG
- a CDS encoding DUF3761 domain-containing protein, which yields MTSRMRTLCASGLVFGVCVLAAPSATAQGKSEKAEKAEMKAENQIHKDQMKVDKAVQKRNSQVARRSTRRRTTARARVLCEDGVWVYRTTAACANRGGLAARQGNYGTYPPASARARERANENSAVVRGIGANNVRAGAIARCNDGTYWHSTMRTNACYRHGGVASWL from the coding sequence ATGACGTCGAGAATGAGAACACTGTGCGCTTCAGGCCTCGTTTTCGGGGTTTGCGTCCTCGCAGCCCCGAGTGCCACGGCGCAGGGCAAGTCGGAGAAGGCGGAGAAGGCCGAGATGAAGGCAGAGAATCAGATCCATAAGGATCAGATGAAAGTGGACAAGGCAGTCCAGAAGAGAAACAGCCAAGTCGCCAGGCGTTCCACCCGCCGTCGCACGACGGCCCGCGCGCGCGTGCTGTGCGAGGACGGAGTGTGGGTGTATCGCACCACCGCTGCGTGCGCGAATCGCGGCGGCCTCGCGGCGAGACAGGGCAACTACGGCACTTATCCGCCCGCTTCGGCCCGTGCCCGCGAGCGTGCAAATGAGAACTCAGCCGTTGTGCGCGGCATAGGGGCGAACAATGTTCGGGCGGGCGCGATTGCCCGCTGCAACGACGGCACGTACTGGCACTCCACGATGCGCACCAACGCGTGCTACAGGCACGGCGGCGTAGCAAGCTGGCTCTGA
- the paaC gene encoding 1,2-phenylacetyl-CoA epoxidase subunit PaaC, translated as MLRLGDDRLVLGHRLSEWCGHGPILEEDIALANIALDLIGQANLYLKLAGETEGNGRSEDTLAYFRDAVEYRNVQIVELPNGDYAFTIARQFLFDVFSFHVLEQLQGSAHRELAGIAGKGFKEVRYHVRHSSEWLVRLGDGTDESHARAQKAVNDLWRFTGEMFEADDIDREIVSAGIGADVGAIKPKWDGVVKDVLGRATLDVPSDTFMMTGGRKGRHTEYLGHMLSEMQIVARSYPGAEW; from the coding sequence CTGCTCCGGCTCGGCGATGACCGCCTCGTGCTCGGCCACCGCCTTTCCGAATGGTGCGGGCACGGGCCGATTCTCGAGGAAGACATCGCCCTCGCCAACATCGCGCTCGATCTGATCGGGCAGGCGAACCTCTATCTCAAGCTGGCCGGAGAGACCGAGGGCAATGGACGAAGCGAGGACACGCTCGCCTATTTCCGCGATGCCGTCGAATATCGGAACGTCCAGATCGTGGAGCTCCCGAATGGAGATTATGCGTTCACCATCGCGCGCCAGTTCTTGTTCGACGTCTTCAGCTTTCACGTTCTCGAGCAGCTTCAGGGGAGCGCTCACCGCGAGCTCGCCGGAATCGCCGGCAAGGGGTTCAAGGAAGTCCGCTACCACGTGCGTCACTCGAGCGAGTGGCTGGTGCGGCTCGGCGACGGTACCGATGAGAGCCACGCGCGGGCGCAGAAAGCGGTGAACGACTTGTGGCGGTTCACCGGCGAGATGTTTGAGGCGGACGACATTGACCGCGAGATCGTGTCGGCGGGGATCGGCGCTGACGTTGGCGCGATCAAGCCGAAGTGGGACGGCGTCGTGAAGGACGTGCTCGGTCGCGCGACGCTGGACGTTCCGTCGGACACCTTCATGATGACGGGCGGCCGGAAAGGCCGCCATACCGAGTACCTCGGCCACATGCTGTCGGAGATGCAGATCGTGGCGCGGTCATATCCTGGCGCGGAGTGGTGA
- the paaA gene encoding 1,2-phenylacetyl-CoA epoxidase subunit PaaA, whose amino-acid sequence MDQQSPNTTEEALNAAFEARIAADETIEPRDWMPDRYRTQLIRMMSQHAHSEIVGMLPESNWITRAPSLRRKMTLIAKVQDEAGHGLYIYCGAETLGVDRAELVDQLLTGKARYSSVFNYPTLTWADMGVIGWFVDGAAIVNQTVLAKASYGPYARAMIRICKEENFHKKQGYEIIATLAKGTAGQKAMAQDAVNRWWWPSLMMFGPSDTNSPNTAELMRWRVKRKTNDELRQRFIDLTVPQAEAVGLTLPDPDLKLNPDTQHYEFGEIDWDEFWQVVKGNGPCNRERLQARRDAHENGRWVREAAEAYAAKHSRAAQSAA is encoded by the coding sequence ATGGACCAGCAGTCACCCAACACGACGGAAGAAGCGCTCAACGCGGCGTTCGAGGCGCGCATCGCCGCGGACGAGACGATCGAGCCCAGGGACTGGATGCCGGATCGCTATCGCACGCAGCTCATCCGGATGATGTCGCAGCACGCCCACTCCGAGATCGTCGGCATGCTGCCCGAAAGCAACTGGATCACGCGCGCTCCGAGCCTGAGGCGAAAGATGACTCTGATCGCCAAGGTGCAGGATGAAGCCGGACACGGGCTTTACATCTATTGCGGCGCCGAGACGCTCGGCGTGGACCGCGCCGAGCTCGTGGACCAGCTCCTCACCGGCAAGGCCAGGTATTCGAGCGTCTTCAACTACCCGACGCTAACGTGGGCGGACATGGGTGTGATCGGCTGGTTCGTGGACGGCGCGGCGATCGTCAACCAGACCGTTCTCGCGAAGGCATCATACGGCCCGTACGCGAGAGCGATGATCCGCATCTGCAAGGAAGAGAACTTCCACAAGAAGCAGGGCTACGAGATCATCGCCACGCTCGCGAAGGGAACTGCCGGGCAGAAGGCGATGGCCCAGGACGCCGTGAACCGCTGGTGGTGGCCATCGCTGATGATGTTCGGCCCCAGCGACACCAATTCGCCGAACACCGCAGAGCTGATGCGCTGGCGCGTGAAGAGAAAGACGAATGACGAGCTGAGACAGCGTTTCATAGACCTCACGGTGCCGCAGGCGGAAGCCGTCGGCCTCACGCTTCCCGACCCCGATCTGAAACTCAATCCCGACACTCAACACTACGAGTTCGGCGAGATTGACTGGGACGAGTTCTGGCAGGTCGTGAAGGGCAACGGTCCCTGCAACCGCGAGCGTCTTCAGGCGCGTCGCGACGCGCACGAGAACGGCCGGTGGGTGCGCGAAGCCGCCGAAGCGTACGCGGCGAAGCATTCGCGCGCCGCGCAGTCAGCCGCCTGA
- the paaD gene encoding 1,2-phenylacetyl-CoA epoxidase subunit PaaD yields the protein MSSTVTKEAILEILSEVKDPELPMIDVVELGIVRDVVLDAEGIHVDVTPTYSGCPAMQVIEREIVYMLNSHGFENVTVHTIFSPPWTTDWLSEATRRKLRDHGIAPPYLAAQAGSDIGELVSLRRARPAVECPFCGSPNTEEKSEFGSTACKAIHYCNNCHQPFDHFKAF from the coding sequence ATGAGCTCGACCGTGACGAAGGAAGCGATCCTCGAGATCCTCTCCGAGGTGAAAGACCCGGAGCTCCCGATGATAGACGTCGTGGAGCTGGGAATCGTGCGCGACGTGGTGCTCGATGCCGAAGGTATCCACGTGGACGTGACGCCCACTTACTCCGGATGTCCCGCGATGCAGGTGATCGAGCGCGAGATCGTGTACATGCTGAACAGTCACGGCTTCGAGAATGTCACCGTTCACACCATTTTCTCTCCGCCCTGGACGACAGACTGGCTGAGCGAAGCGACCAGGCGGAAGCTGCGGGACCATGGCATCGCGCCGCCGTATCTCGCGGCGCAGGCCGGGAGCGACATCGGCGAGCTCGTTTCGCTCCGCCGCGCGCGCCCCGCCGTCGAGTGTCCGTTCTGCGGCTCGCCGAACACCGAAGAGAAGAGCGAGTTCGGCTCGACGGCCTGCAAGGCGATTCATTACTGCAACAACTGTCACCAGCCGTTCGATCACTTCAAGGCTTTCTGA